Within Bradymonas sediminis, the genomic segment CAATGCGATCCTGGTGTGCCTGGAGGAAGAGAAGTTTATGGTCGAGGGTGCAGGCGCGGCGGCGGTGGCCGCGCTCCTGGCCGGCAAGCTCCCCAATATCGCCGGGCGACGGGTTTGCCTGGTTATCAGCGGCGGCAATATCGACGTGAACGTCATTTCGCGCATCATCGAGCGAGGCCTGGTCGCGGCCGGACGCCTCGTGCAACTTAAATTGCGCATGGAAGACGTCCCGGGGCGCCTCGCCGATCTGCTCGCCCTGCTGGCTAAAAGCCGCGCGAACGTCCTGCAGGTATCGCATAACCGCACCTTCATGGAGGCGTCGCCGCTCGGCAAGACCGACGTCGAACTCACCCTGGAGACCCGCGGCCCCGAGCATATCGCCGAGATTCGGGCGCTGCTGGATAAGAAGGGTTATGTGAGCCTGTCCCACCTGAATCTTCGAGGCGTTTAATCGTCTCCCTGCACGATAGAAAACAAGAGCATAAAAGGTCGCCGGGCAATTGCCCGGCGACCTTTTTTCTCCAATGACTCACGTCAATATCTACTCTGCAGGGCTAAACCGTTCGAAATCCCGCCGGAGTCCGTCGCGCAGGCTCACCCAGGGAGTTTTGCTGGCGTAGGTGCGGGCATTACCGACGGTGAAGATGGGCAGCTTTCGCCCCGCCTCAAAACCGTCTTTGAGCAAGGCATTGCCGCGCGCGCTGAGCTTATATTTAAACTGCGTCAGCGGGTCGGCCCCATCAGCACCATCATTTTTCTCGACGATGATATAGGGCTCCTCGCCCTTCTTCGCCTTGCTCCAAACATGCAGGCGCGCCAAGACAACCAACTCTCCAAGATACTCGTATTTATCCAGGATATCGTCGTCGATCACGTCTTCCGCGGAGCGAAACTCGGTGTCGCTTAGCTTCGCGAAGAGGTCCGCGTCGAACTCCGACAAATGCAAAGGTTGGACGCCCTCGGGAAGGCGGCGGCGCCCGCCCAGGTCGGTCGCCTGCGGGAAGAGAAAGGCGTAGTCCTGAATAAAGACAAAGAATTGAGGAAAGAACTTGCGCGTATGTCCCACAGACTTCGCCATCTGGCGCGGCGACACCGTGGCAAAGGTCTCCCAGAGGTTGGCGGCGGTGTCGATATAAATCGGCTCCGGATAGAAGAGTTCGTCGAATACCGCCTCGAAATCCTCCTCCTCAAGCTGGCTAAGATTTGCGTAACGCGCCTCATCGGGATTATCCGAGGGCAACAAGATCTGAGCCTCTGCGATGCTGATTCGATCGTGGGCAATACCTTCTTCGAGCAGAGCGCTGCAGGCAAACCACAAGAAGAGCCGGTCCTCAAAGGTCGGCGTCGTCCAAATCACGAAACGGCCGCCCTTGGCCGCGCGCCCCGCCGCCGACCCCAGCTGTTCGGTGGTCAGATACCCCTGCTCCAACGGGCGCATTAGCGCGTCGACGTGGCCCTTATTTGACTCCGAATCTCCGGGATAGAGCGAGCCATAGAGGTCGCGCAAATACTTCAAACGCTCCTTTCGATGGCGCTTGGAGTCCGAGGACACCGGCCCATGCGTGAGCAGATCAGGGAATGAAATCACCGACTGCGCGCCGAGTGACTCCAGAACACCGGCCGCAACGCTGGGGGCCAGATCCACGACTCGATCCGAGGTTGCTTCATCTACTTCGCTCATTGAACTTCCTATACTTCATAAGTCGGGTTTCGCGCCGCGATGATGCGGCCGTAGGCTGCTAACAGGCCGTGAAATAGCACTGATTTTGATTGCTGGCTATCAGCACGTGCTGGCGATCAGTCTCTTTCACCGGCCGGACAAGCCGGCCGGGGTCGCGTGCGCCACGTGCTGGCTATCAGTCTCTTTCACCGGCCGGACAAGCCGGCCGGGGTCGCGCGCCCCGAAGACCCCTGTGGGCTTGCCCCACAGGTGAATCAGACTGACGGCCAACGGCGACCGTGATCCTCAAACACCTCTGTGGGTTCGCCCGACGTGCTGGCGATCAGTCTCTTTCACCGGCCGGACAAGCCGGCCGGGGTCGCGCGCCCCGAAGACCCCTGTGGGCTTGCCCCACAGGTGAATCAGACTGACGGCCAACGGCGACCGTGATCCTAAAACACCTCTGTGGTGCTGGCGATCAGTCTCTTTCACCGGCCGGGCAAGCCGGCCGGGGTCGCGCGCCCCGAAGACCCCTGTGGTGCTGGCTATCAGTCTCTTTCACCGGCCGGGCAAGCCGGCCGGGGTCGCGCGCCCCGAAGACCCCTGTGGGCTTGCCCCGCAGGTGAATCAGACTGACCGCCACGCCAAAAGCCCCGCCGGGTCATTGACCGGGCGGGGCTTCGGGGTGCTTCGAAATAAATTGCTGGCAGCGACCTACTCTCCCACAGCGTCACCACTGCAGTACCATCAGCGCTGAAGAGCTTAACGACCGAGTTCGAGATGGGATCGGGTGGGTCCTCTTCGCTATAACCACCAGCAAACTTTGGTGCTGTGTTCTACCCGCGCGCCCTGGGCTTGAGAGCCGCCGGGGGCGCAGGGAAAATCGCACAGGACAGTGTCTTTTGAGTTTCCGCGATATTATTATAAAGCGTTGGGCGAATACGAGGCATCTTATCGATTAAGCTCGTCCAATCGACCCTGGAGTCGAAAGCAAGCAAATCAAAGATTAAGCCTCTCGGTCGATTAGTACCTCTCAGCTCCACGTGTTGCCACGCGTCCACTTGAGGCCTATCCACGTCGTCGTCTTCGACGGACCTTGCAGTCGGGGTTAAACCCGAAGGGAAAATTAATCTTGAGGGGGGCTTCCCGCTTAGATGCTTTCAGCGGTTATCCTGTCCGCATGTAGCTACCCGGCGGTGCCGCTGGCGCGACAACCGGTACACTAGGGATGCGTTCACCCCGGTCCTCTCGTACTAGGGGCAATTCCTCTCAATTTTCCTGCGCCCACGGCAGATAGGGACCGAACTGTCTCACGACGTTCTGAACCCAGCTCGCGTACCACTTTAATCGGCGAACAGCCGAACCCTTGGGACCTGCTCCAGCCCCAGGATGTGATGAGCCGACATCGAGGTGCCAAACCTCCTCGTCGATGTGAACTCTTGGAGGAGATAAGCCTGTTATCCCCGGAGTACCTTTTATCCGTTGAGCGATGACCCTTCCATATGGAATCACCGGATCACTAAGGCCTACTTTCGTACCTGTTCGACCTGTATGTCTCACAGTCAAGCTGGCTTATGCCTTTACACTCTGCGGCTGATTTCTATACAGCCTGAGCCAACCTTTGCGCGCCTCCGTTACATTTTAGGAGGCGACCGCCCCAGTCAAACTGCCCACCAGACACTGTCCCCAGACCCGCTTCAGGGTCCCAGGTTAGACATCCAGGTTCATCAGGGTGGTATTTCAAGGACGACTCCACCGACACTAGCGTGCCCGCTTCCCAGTCTCCCACCTATCCTACACAGATGAACCCGAATACCAGTGCCAAGCTACAGTCAAGGTTCACGGGGTCTTTCCGTCTTGCCGCGGGTAAACGGCATCTTCACCGCTAATTCGATTTCACTGAGTCCCTGGTTGAGACAGTGGGGAAGTCGTTACGCCATTCGTGCAGGACGGAACTTACCCGCCAAGGAATTTCGCTACCTTAGGACCGTTATAGTTACGGCCGCCGTTTACTGGGGCTTCGGTTCGCAGCTTCACCTTGCGGTTAACCACTCCCCTTAACCTTCCAGCACCGGGCAGGCGTCAGACCCTATACGTCCTCTCTCTAGAGTTCGCAGAGTCCTGTGTTTTTGGTAAACAGTCGCTACCCCCTGCTCTCTGCAACCCCTTTTAGCTACGAGCCGCGTGGGCTCTCACTGACCGGGGGCACACCTTCTCCCGAAGTTACGGTGTCAATTTGCCGAGTTCCTTAACCAGGGTTCTCTCAAACGCCTTAGTATACTCTACTAGCCGACCTGTGTTGGTTTGCGGTACGGGCACGATACGGGCTCGGATGCGAGATTTTTCTTGGAAGCGGCGCTACAATCCGTTGACATAGGCTCCAAATAAGGAGCCTTCCTCCTCCCCTCTCGGCATAATGTCTAAGCGTTTGTGGCCTATGGCCTCCTACTCAAACTGCCTACGGGGTTGAACCGGAATCCAATTACCGGCGGACCTTGCGTTCTCCGTTGTCCCTCATCTTCATCACCTCGCCTCGTGGTGTGGGAATATTTGCCCACTTGCCATCGCCTACGCCTTTCGGCCTCGACTTAGGTCCCGACTCACCCTGGGCTGATTAGCATGGCCCAGGAATCCTTCGGCTTTCGGCGACCGGGTTTCTCACCCGGTTTCGTTGTTACTCACGTCAGCATACTCTCTTCCAGAACCTCCAGGACTCCTTATCGGTATCCCTTCGACGGCGGCTGGAATGCTCTCCTACCACTGCACGCTCCCGAAGGAGGATGTGCAATTCGCAGCTTCGGCGGACGACTTAAGCCCCGGTGTATTTTCGGCGCGGATTCACTTGACCAGTGAGCTATTACGCTTTCTTTCAAGGATGGCTGCTTCTAAGCCAACCTCCTGGTTGTCTGTGTGCTTCCACATCCTTTTCCACTTAGTCGTCACTTAGGGGCCTTAGCTGGCGATCTGGGTTGTTGCCCTCTCGCCTACGGACGTTATCACCCGTAGACTGACTCCCGGAATAACACTCAACGGCATTCGGAGTTTGATTGGGGTCGGTAGGCGGTTAGCCCCCTTACCCATTCAGTGCTCTACCTCCGTTGGTGAATGTTCCGAGGCCCTACCTAAATAGGTTTCGGAGAGAACCAGCTATCTCCAAGTTTGATTGGCCTTTCACCCCTACCCTCAACTCATCCCCTGGCTTTTCAACGTCAGTGGGTTCGGTCCTCCATTCCGTTTTACCGGAACTTCAACCTGGTCAAGGGTAGCTCACTTGGTTTCGGGTCTGCGTCACGCAACTTATTCGCCGGTTAAGACTCGGTTTCCCTACGGCTTCACCTAGAACGGTTTAACCTTGCTACGTAACAGCAACTCGCTGACTCATTATGCAAAAGGCACGCAGTCACACGGTCCATCCCGAAGGATGAACATCGTGCTCCCACTGCTTGTAGGCGTACGGTTTCAGGGTCTATTTCACTCCCCTTATAGGGGTTCTTTTCACCTTTCCCTCACGGTACTTGTGCACTATCGGTTGTTTGCGTGTATTTAGCCTTGGATGATGGTCCACCCAGCTTCCAACAGGATTTCTCGTGCCCCATTGTACTCGGGAGCGTATAACTGGAGGCAAACACATGTCGTCGACGGGGCTTTTACCCTCTATGGCCGGTCTTTCCAGTACCGTTTGACTATGCATTTACTTTGTAACTCCAGCCTGGCACCGCAATACCAGGGATATACGTCCCACAACCCTACGTGAGCAACGCCTGCGGGCTATCACACTCACGTAGTTTAGGCTCTTCCCCGTTCGCTCGCCGCTACTAAGGGAATCTCAATTGATGTCTCTTCCTCCGGGTACTGAGATGTTTCAGTTCTCCGGGTTCGCTTCCTAAAGACTATGTATTCATCTAAAGGATAATCTGGGTTTAACGCCAGATTGGGTTGCCCCATTCGGAAATCAGCGGATCGAGGCCTATTTGGCGGCTCCCCGCTGCTTATCGCAGCCTTTCACGTCCTTCATCGCTAGCAAACACCTAGGCATTCACCGTACGCCCTTTGTTACTTAATCTAAGTATATTTCTATCCAAACTCGCCCGAAGGCTCGTTTGAATACTAAGTTCGCTTGATGTTTCTATGTCTCGTTGGACCTAGTCACGATCAAGCTTTCTTAGAAAACTTGCTCGATTCCAGGGTCCATCGGACCAGTTTTAATCGATTTATTTCATATTTCTTTTATCTCTTCTCAACGCGGGCCGAAGCCGTTGTGTCGAATCGAATAAAAAATATGGAAGATGCCTGATTCGAAGTTTCTTAACGATTCCTGGCGAAATGTAACACCAGAAGTCAAAACTTCTCAAAAGACACTGTCCTATGCAATTTTCAAAGAACCTAAATCGCTACGCTTTTTCTTTACGGCGTAGAAGTTCAGACAAGACGGCACGTCCATCAAAGCTAAAAATGCGCTTTGTAGGACCAATCGTTGCGAGACATATGTAGATACGAATCGTATTGAAGCTAAATATAGCTCCTTAAAGGAGGTGATCCAGCCGCAGGTTCCCCTACGGCTACCTTGTTACGACTTCACCCCAGTCACCATCCACTCCTTCGGCGGCTCCCTCCTCGAAAGGTTGGGTCACCGACTTCTGGAGCAAACGACTTCCATGGTGTGACGGGCGGTGTGTACAAGGCCCGGGAACGTATTCACCGTGGCATGCTGATCCACGATTACTAGCGATTCCAGCTTCATGCAGTCGAGTTGCAGACTGCAATCCGAACTGAGGCCGGTTTTTTGGGATTGGCACACTCTCGCGAGTTAGCAGCCCTTTGTACCGACCATTGTAGCACGTGTGTAGCCCTGGATATAAGGGCCATGAGGACTTGACGTCATCCCCACCTTCCTCCGAATTCACTCCGGCAGTCTCTCTAGAGTGCCCAGCATAACCTGATGGCAACTAAAGATAGGGGTTGCGCTCGTTGCCGGACTTAACCGAACATCTCACGACACGAGCTGACGACAGCCATGCAGCACCTGTCACCGCGCTCTCCGAAGAGCACTCCCTCTATTAAGAGGGATTCGCGGGATGTCAAATCCAGGTAAGGTTCTTCGCGTTGCTTCGAATTAAACCACATGCTCCACCGCTTGTGCGGGCCCCCGTCAATTCCTTTGAGTTTTAACCTTGCGGCCGTACTCCCCAGGCGGTTCACTTAATGCGTTAGCTTCGCCACTGAATCTCAATTGACCCAGCAACTAGTGAACATCGTTTACGGCGTGGACTACCAGGGTATCTAATCCTGTTTGCTCCCCACGCTTTCGCGCCTCAGCGTCAGTACCAATCCAGTCAGTCGCCTTCGCCACTGGTGTTCCTCGTGATATCTACGGATTTCACCCCTACACCACGAATTCCACTAACCTCTCTTGGACTCAAGCCATCCAGTTTCCAATGCACCTCCGAGGTTGAGCCTCGGGCTTTCACATCAGACTTAAATGGCCGCCTGCGCGCGCTTTACGCCCAATGATTCCGAACAACGCTTGCACCCTCCGTATTACCGCGGCTGCTGGCACGGAGTTAGCCGGTGCTTCCTTTGAAGGTACCGTCAAACCCAACAATGTGGGCGTTCTTCCCTTCTGACAGTGCTTTACGACCCGAAAGCCTTCTTCACACACGCGGCGTTGCTGCGTCAGGCTTTCGCCCATTGCGCAAGATTCCCCACTGCTGCCTCCCGCAGGAGTCTGGGCCGTGTCTCAGTCCCAGTGTGGCTGATCGTCCTCTCAGACCAGCTATCCATCACTGCCTTGGTGAGCCGTTACCTCACCAACTAGCTAATGGTCCGCGAGCCAATCTTGGAGTGCCCGAAGGCTTTGACCACTCCGACCGAAGTCGGTGGGGTCTTATGCGGTATTAGCCACCCTTTCGGATGGTTATCCCCCGCTCCAAGGCATGTTACTCACGTGTTACTCACCCATTCGCCACTTTACTCGGGGGCCGAAGCCCCGTTTCTCGTGCGACTTGCATGTGTTAAGCACGCCGCCAGCGTTCGTTCTGAGCCAGGATCAAACTCTCCAGTTTTGGAGATGAGCTCATCATTTTATATTAATCAATCACCCCACGACGGGTCGCAGGGTAACGTTAAAGCGATCACTTATGCGTTAACACGTCTTTTCGATTCAGCAGCTCCGAAGAACCAGTGAAACGAAAGAAGAAATGATGACGTTCATATGTGAACTTTGTTTGATGAACCACGTACAGGTTTTTTATCGATTGATAACCGAGCACTTTTCATCCCCGAAAGGATAAAGCGATGTGAAATTCGGGGACCTGTCAAAAGCCCCACTTTCAAACACCTTGCACTCGAGTCGTACGCGCTTCGGGCATCTACGTCCGAGCTCCCTGGCGAGTGGTAAACCACTTCGGACCGAGGAGCGCGCGTCGCACGACAGAACAATTCGCCTGCACAACACATTCGCCAAACAAAGAGCACTTCTTCTTCTCAAGACGTGCCGTCTTGTCTGAACTTCTATTCCGTTTTCAAAGAGCGCTTTCCGAGTTTCGCTTTCTCGTTGCCGAGAAGCTTTCTCATCAGCGAGCGGCGGAAGCTAGTTGCTTAACCTCAGCCTGTCAAGCGCCTTTTTGATTCTTTTTCGAAGTGCCGAACTTTCGTTCGAGCGCCTCTAGGCGACTTGGTTTCCGTTGACTCTCGTCAGCGGGAGGCGGGTTCTACATGCGAGCTACCAGCCTGTCAACAACCTTTTTGATTCTTTTTCGAAGCGTTTCAAAACCGTCTGAAGTGCTTCTGGTTGCTGCCCCATCGAGTCGATATTCCTCGTCGACGGGAGGCGGAACCTAAGGGCAGTTGGCGCTTTGGTCAAGGAGTATTTTACCTTTTTGTGACCTTATTTCTGAAATGTGCGTTTGGCGGGCGCAGGAGGCATCTTCACCGGTTCAGGTCTGCATCAAGTCGAGGATCGTCGCGTCGATTGAGGACGGTGAATCGCCCCTCATCCCTTAAAAGCATCCGCAACTCGTACCCTCGTCGGTTCGAGCCCCTCGGTAGACGTTGCCAGAGTGGCCCTTCGACCGGCAGCATTCGGAACATGCCTTTGCGTCCCCAGCCAATTCGCATTCGGGGTAATACGACCTCTCTGCATTGACCACCGTGCCCACGCCTAAAACGAAGGTCGCGCCGCAGCAGAGCAACGACATCAGAATCGCGACGGCGAAGCCAATAAGCATGATCACAATATAATTTCTTTGCTTGGGTTGCTCCTGTTCCAACGTAGGCTTCCTCCGGATAGATATGGGGACACTGGGACGGTGAGCATATCAAAGGGCCAGGGAATTCTCTAGATGGATGGGGCGCGGGGTCTTCGGTTAGTGGAGGCTGAACCATCTGACGACGCTTCCAGGGGGCAGCTGCGCCTCGGCGGGCGGAATCAAAGCAATCGCATCCGCTCTATAGAGCTGTGTCATCTTATGGCCTCCGACCGGCAAGAGCCGCGCGACGCCCCGCCCGTCGTAGTCCAATTGACACCCGCACCACGTGACACGTCGCGCGCAACACCCCACCGCCTCGCCCAACACACCGCCCCGCATGCGCGGACCGGGTTCCGACCGCCCCTCCAATCGGTCAAGCACCCGCCGCAGGTAGACATACGCCGATACAAACACCGCTCCGGGGTTCCCTGGAATCCCGAGCAATATGCACTCATCCCTCCTGGCAAATAACAAGGGCTTGCCCGGCCGCTGCCTCACTCTCCAAAACACCGTCTCAAGCCCCATTGCCTCGGCGGCGTGCGTGAAGAAATCATACTCCCCCACCGACACACCGCCCGTGCTGATCACGAGGTCCGAGGCGGCGAACGCCTCCGCGAGTGCCGTCGCGACCGCCTCGCGCTCATCGGCAAGCGCGACAATGCGTACGTTCGCGTAACCGCGCATCCGCAGCCAGCCCGCCAGGAACGGGCGGTTCGCGTCGTAGACCTCCC encodes:
- the glp gene encoding gephyrin-like molybdotransferase Glp — protein: MIDVAHALDLFDSNISALATRTVSLDAALGRVAAKDVLSKIDLPPFSQSAMDGYAVRAEDLGDASEQAPVCLTRVGEVAAGAAGELAHIGKGETVRIFTGARIPPGADAVVRQEDTMSQGGAVYFKTSVPPAHDIRGRGEELREGTRLIAAGERLDARHIGVLSMCGHAEVEVYREPRITLLISGDEIASAGRPLGPGEVYDANRPFLAGWLRMRGYANVRIVALADEREAVATALAEAFAASDLVISTGGVSVGEYDFFTHAAEAMGLETVFWRVRQRPGKPLLFARRDECILLGIPGNPGAVFVSAYVYLRRVLDRLEGRSEPGPRMRGGVLGEAVGCCARRVTWCGCQLDYDGRGVARLLPVGGHKMTQLYRADAIALIPPAEAQLPPGSVVRWFSLH
- a CDS encoding DUF1835 domain-containing protein, with the translated sequence MSEVDEATSDRVVDLAPSVAAGVLESLGAQSVISFPDLLTHGPVSSDSKRHRKERLKYLRDLYGSLYPGDSESNKGHVDALMRPLEQGYLTTEQLGSAAGRAAKGGRFVIWTTPTFEDRLFLWFACSALLEEGIAHDRISIAEAQILLPSDNPDEARYANLSQLEEEDFEAVFDELFYPEPIYIDTAANLWETFATVSPRQMAKSVGHTRKFFPQFFVFIQDYAFLFPQATDLGGRRRLPEGVQPLHLSEFDADLFAKLSDTEFRSAEDVIDDDILDKYEYLGELVVLARLHVWSKAKKGEEPYIIVEKNDGADGADPLTQFKYKLSARGNALLKDGFEAGRKLPIFTVGNARTYASKTPWVSLRDGLRRDFERFSPAE